A window from Chitinophaga filiformis encodes these proteins:
- the gap gene encoding type I glyceraldehyde-3-phosphate dehydrogenase — MGTTLKIGINGFGRIGRLVYRQIYKMPGIDVVAINDLTSPAVLAHLLKYDSAQGRFDSEVKHSDNAIIVDGNEVKIYAQRDPSQIPWKEHGIDVVIESTGFFTDKDKAAAHLTAGAKRVVISAPATGDLKTVVFNVNHDILDGSETIISCASCTTNCLAPMAKVLDDSFGIELGTMTTIHAYTNDQNTLDAPHPKGDLRRARAAAANIVPNSTGAAKAIGLVLPSLKGKLDGSAQRVPTITGSLTELVTVLKKKVSVDEINAAMKAASSESFGYTQDEIVSSDIIGITYGSLFDATQTKIVAVGDKQLVKTVSWYDNEMSYVSQLVRTVKYFAGLISK, encoded by the coding sequence ATGGGAACTACTCTTAAAATCGGTATTAATGGTTTTGGTCGTATCGGCCGCTTAGTATACCGTCAGATCTACAAGATGCCAGGTATAGACGTGGTAGCTATTAATGACCTTACAAGTCCCGCTGTATTAGCTCATCTGTTGAAGTACGATTCTGCACAGGGTCGTTTCGATTCAGAAGTTAAACATTCTGATAACGCGATCATCGTTGATGGTAATGAAGTAAAAATATACGCACAGAGAGACCCTTCACAGATTCCCTGGAAAGAGCATGGTATTGATGTGGTGATTGAATCTACAGGTTTCTTTACAGATAAAGATAAAGCAGCCGCTCACCTGACTGCCGGCGCTAAGAGAGTAGTGATCTCTGCTCCTGCTACCGGCGATCTGAAAACAGTAGTTTTCAACGTGAACCATGATATCCTGGATGGTAGCGAAACTATCATTTCCTGCGCTTCATGTACTACCAACTGTCTGGCGCCAATGGCTAAAGTACTGGATGACAGCTTCGGTATCGAACTCGGTACTATGACCACCATCCACGCTTACACCAACGACCAGAACACACTGGATGCTCCTCACCCGAAAGGTGACCTGCGCCGTGCACGTGCTGCTGCCGCTAATATCGTTCCTAACAGCACCGGCGCTGCTAAGGCGATCGGCCTGGTTCTGCCTTCCCTGAAAGGTAAACTGGATGGTAGCGCTCAGCGTGTTCCAACTATCACCGGCTCCCTGACTGAACTGGTTACCGTTCTGAAGAAAAAAGTAAGTGTTGATGAGATCAACGCAGCAATGAAAGCCGCTTCCAGCGAATCTTTCGGTTACACTCAGGACGAGATCGTGAGCAGCGATATCATCGGTATCACCTACGGTTCCCTGTTTGATGCTACACAGACCAAGATCGTTGCTGTGGGCGACAAACAACTGGTTAAGACCGTATCCTGGTACGATAACGAAATGAGCTATGTATCTCAGCTGGTACGTACTGTTAAGTACTTCGCCGGTCTGATCAGCAAATAA
- a CDS encoding phosphoglycerate kinase, with the protein MSQFSDFNFNGHKAVVRVDFNVPLNDKYEITDDTRMTAAVPTIKKILKDGGSVILMSHLGRPKDGPTEKYSLKHLVYHLVKLLDGVTVKFAEDCIGPVAESAAANLQAGEVLLLENLRFYKEEEKGDKAFAEKLSKLGDVYVNDAFGTAHRAHASTAVIAEFYPANRRMFGLLMEAEVGNAEKVLNGAGKPFTAILGGAKVSDKILIIENLMEKANNIIIGGGMAYTFLKAQGKEIGNSLCENDKLELALELLAKAKAKGVQLILPVDSVAADKFAADANTQVVSNDNIPAGWMGLDIGEKSVALFSETIQQSKTILWNGPMGVFEMPAFQKGTKAVADAIVTATAQGAFSLVGGGDSVAAVNQFGLAEKVSYVSTGGGAMLEFFEGKTLPGIAAIKG; encoded by the coding sequence ATGAGTCAATTCTCCGACTTCAATTTTAACGGCCATAAGGCAGTGGTACGTGTTGATTTTAACGTGCCCCTCAATGATAAATACGAGATCACCGACGATACCCGTATGACGGCTGCCGTGCCAACTATCAAGAAAATCCTGAAAGATGGCGGTAGCGTGATCCTCATGTCTCACCTGGGACGTCCGAAAGATGGTCCTACCGAGAAGTATTCCCTGAAACACCTGGTTTACCACCTGGTAAAACTGCTGGATGGCGTTACCGTGAAGTTTGCTGAAGACTGCATCGGTCCCGTAGCAGAATCCGCAGCCGCTAACCTGCAGGCCGGAGAAGTGCTCCTGCTGGAGAACCTGCGTTTCTATAAAGAAGAAGAAAAAGGTGATAAAGCCTTTGCAGAAAAACTGTCCAAACTGGGCGATGTCTACGTGAACGATGCCTTCGGTACCGCTCACCGTGCACACGCTTCCACAGCTGTTATCGCTGAGTTCTATCCTGCTAACAGGCGTATGTTTGGTTTGCTGATGGAAGCAGAAGTAGGTAACGCTGAGAAAGTGCTGAACGGCGCCGGCAAACCTTTTACCGCTATCCTGGGTGGCGCTAAGGTGAGCGACAAGATCCTGATCATCGAAAACCTGATGGAAAAAGCCAACAACATCATCATCGGTGGCGGTATGGCTTATACCTTCCTGAAGGCACAGGGTAAAGAGATCGGTAACTCCCTCTGCGAAAATGATAAGCTGGAACTGGCGCTGGAACTGCTGGCTAAAGCAAAAGCGAAAGGTGTTCAACTGATCCTGCCTGTGGATTCAGTAGCTGCTGATAAATTTGCTGCTGATGCCAATACCCAGGTGGTAAGCAATGATAACATTCCTGCCGGATGGATGGGACTGGACATAGGAGAGAAATCCGTAGCGCTGTTCAGCGAAACGATCCAGCAGTCAAAAACTATCCTGTGGAATGGTCCTATGGGTGTTTTTGAAATGCCGGCTTTCCAGAAAGGTACTAAAGCAGTTGCTGATGCTATCGTAACCGCTACTGCACAGGGTGCATTCTCCCTGGTAGGTGGTGGTGATTCCGTAGCTGCGGTAAACCAGTTTGGCCTGGCTGAAAAAGTAAGTTACGTATCTACCGGTGGTGGCGCTATGCTGGAATTCTTTGAAGGTAAGACCCTTCCAGGTATTGCTGCTATCAAAGGATAA
- the dctA gene encoding C4-dicarboxylate transporter DctA: MSKLYRHLYFQVVVAIILGILAGALFPSIAATGKLMSEVFINLIKMLIAPIIFLTIVLGIARMGDMKKVGRVGGKAILYFEIITTLAIAIGLLVANELKPGVGRAFENINTAAVAKYQQQAEEFKWSEFLMHIVPSNVVDSFAKGDILQVLIFAVLFGYGLTRMNSAGASLLLTFEKLSEVFFNILKFIMRLAPLGAFGGMAYTVGSFGLASLYPMLKLMGCVYLTMLLFIGIVLAGIARIYRFSLWHYLKFIRNEILIVLGTSSSESALPGLMARLEQFGCARQIVGLVVPAGYSFNLDGTSIYLSMAVIFLAQVYGVNLDIWQELTIIGILMITSKGAAGITGSGFIVLASTLTAIKVIPIEGLGILIGVDRFMSEARAITNLIGNGVATIVMAKSENAFDEEKYRAAIGIAGVQKTI; this comes from the coding sequence ATGAGCAAACTTTACAGGCATCTATACTTCCAGGTAGTCGTTGCAATTATCCTAGGCATACTCGCCGGCGCCCTATTCCCCTCCATCGCTGCTACAGGTAAATTAATGAGTGAAGTCTTCATTAACCTCATCAAGATGCTCATCGCACCGATCATCTTCCTGACCATCGTACTGGGCATAGCCCGCATGGGAGACATGAAGAAAGTAGGTCGTGTAGGAGGGAAGGCAATATTGTATTTTGAGATCATTACCACCCTGGCCATTGCCATAGGCTTGCTCGTAGCAAATGAACTGAAGCCGGGTGTGGGAAGAGCCTTTGAGAACATCAATACCGCTGCTGTTGCGAAATACCAGCAACAGGCCGAAGAGTTTAAGTGGTCAGAGTTCCTCATGCATATCGTGCCTTCCAACGTGGTGGATTCTTTTGCAAAGGGAGACATCCTGCAGGTACTGATCTTTGCCGTATTGTTTGGGTATGGCCTTACCAGGATGAATAGCGCCGGGGCTTCGCTGTTGCTTACTTTCGAGAAATTGTCCGAAGTGTTTTTCAACATCCTGAAATTTATCATGCGACTGGCCCCGCTGGGCGCCTTTGGCGGAATGGCCTATACGGTAGGCAGCTTCGGATTGGCGTCTTTGTACCCTATGCTGAAACTGATGGGTTGTGTATACCTTACCATGCTGCTGTTCATAGGCATAGTACTGGCTGGTATTGCGCGTATTTACCGTTTCAGCCTCTGGCATTACCTTAAATTTATCCGCAATGAGATACTGATCGTACTGGGCACTTCGTCTTCCGAATCCGCATTGCCCGGTCTGATGGCACGGCTGGAACAATTTGGATGCGCCAGGCAGATAGTGGGACTGGTAGTGCCAGCCGGCTATTCCTTCAACCTGGACGGCACCAGTATTTACCTTTCTATGGCTGTGATATTCCTGGCTCAGGTCTATGGTGTAAATTTGGACATCTGGCAGGAGTTGACGATCATCGGCATATTGATGATAACCTCAAAAGGAGCTGCTGGTATTACTGGCAGCGGATTTATTGTACTGGCATCTACCCTTACAGCTATAAAGGTGATCCCCATCGAAGGGCTGGGCATTCTGATCGGTGTAGACCGCTTTATGTCTGAGGCGCGGGCTATTACTAACCTTATCGGCAATGGTGTGGCCACCATCGTGATGGCCAAAAGTGAAAATGCTTTTGATGAAGAGAAATACCGTGCTGCTATTGGTATAGCCGGGGTGCAAAAAACAATTTAA